In Candidatus Hydrogenedentota bacterium, one genomic interval encodes:
- a CDS encoding GIY-YIG nuclease family protein has translation MQFYVYILRSESSGKTYVGQTSDLEKRLAQHNDLTCQFTLYTKRNKGPWKLIHAEAHPSRSEAMRREKHLKSGQGRDWIKANFLEVDGGC, from the coding sequence ATGCAATTCTACGTGTACATACTACGCTCAGAAAGCTCGGGAAAGACTTACGTTGGCCAGACTTCCGACTTGGAAAAACGGCTCGCGCAACACAATGACCTGACCTGCCAATTCACCCTGTACACCAAGAGAAACAAGGGCCCTTGGAAGCTGATTCACGCCGAGGCCCACCCTTCTCGAAGCGAAGCGATGAGACGGGAAAAGCATCTCAAGTCCGGGCAAGGGCGGGATTGGATCAAGGCCAATTTCCTCGAGGTAGACGGTGGCTGTTAA
- a CDS encoding GIY-YIG nuclease family protein, which produces MQFYVYILRSESSGKTYVGQTSDLGKRLEQHNDVNCRFTMYTKRNKGPWKLIHSEAYSSRSEAMNREKHLKSGQGRDWIKANFLQKDGGC; this is translated from the coding sequence ATGCAATTCTACGTGTACATACTGCGCTCAGAAAGCTCGGGAAAAACCTACGTTGGTCAGACATCCGACCTGGGAAAACGGTTGGAACAACACAACGACGTAAACTGCCGGTTCACAATGTACACCAAAAGGAACAAGGGTCCGTGGAAGCTCATTCACTCAGAGGCTTACAGCTCTCGCAGCGAAGCCATGAATAGGGAAAAGCATCTCAAGTCCGGGCAAGGGCGCGACTGGATCAAAGCCAATTTCCTCCAGAAAGACGGCGGCTGTTAA